One Paracidovorax avenae ATCC 19860 genomic region harbors:
- a CDS encoding YbaK/EbsC family protein, giving the protein MCGAELQSLPDGVQRVAAALQAKGHAQGPRMLDSSARTAQEAADALGIAVGQIAKSIIFRRKSDDVAVLVVTSGDRRVDEKKVEALVGKVGRADAEFVKARTGFSIGGVSPVAHATPPVTLIDRELFRFDEIWAAAGHPHGVFPLRPQDLEALTGAPVVDVVQPPAA; this is encoded by the coding sequence ATGTGCGGTGCTGAACTTCAATCCCTTCCCGACGGCGTGCAGCGCGTGGCCGCCGCACTGCAGGCCAAGGGCCATGCGCAGGGCCCCCGCATGCTGGACAGCTCGGCGCGCACCGCGCAGGAGGCCGCCGATGCCCTGGGCATCGCCGTCGGCCAGATCGCCAAGAGCATCATCTTCCGCCGCAAGAGCGACGACGTGGCCGTCCTGGTGGTCACCTCGGGCGACCGTCGGGTGGACGAGAAGAAAGTGGAAGCACTCGTGGGAAAGGTGGGCCGCGCCGATGCGGAGTTCGTGAAGGCGCGCACCGGATTTTCGATCGGCGGCGTCTCGCCCGTGGCCCACGCCACGCCGCCGGTGACGCTGATCGACCGCGAGCTGTTCCGCTTCGACGAGATCTGGGCGGCCGCGGGCCATCCGCACGGCGTGTTCCCCCTGCGTCCGCAGGACCTGGAGGCGCTGACCGGCGCGCCGGTCGTGGACGTGGTCCAGCCGCCCGCCGCATGA
- a CDS encoding 2-hydroxyacid dehydrogenase: protein MTDILFCCTDTPPAPWLEGLRAALPDARITVWEPGAPEADYAVVWAPPQQFLDEQPRLQALFNIGAGVDALLKLRVPEGCRIVRLDDAGMAVQMAEYVCHAVIRHFREFDAYEAAEHEGRWAFRKPRLRHDFPVGVMGLGVLGERVARALAHFEFPVQGWSRSPKAIEGVRTFHGADGLQDFLAASRVLVNLLPLTPDTTGILRRDTLSRLLPGGYVINVARGAHLVEEDLLPLLDSGHLAGATLDVFRTEPLPADHPFWGHPRVTVTPHTSARTLRAESIAQIARKIDALRQGAASVRGEVDPSRGY, encoded by the coding sequence ATGACCGACATCCTGTTTTGCTGTACCGATACGCCGCCCGCGCCCTGGCTGGAAGGCCTGCGCGCTGCCTTGCCCGATGCCCGCATCACGGTCTGGGAGCCCGGCGCCCCCGAGGCCGACTACGCGGTGGTGTGGGCGCCGCCCCAGCAGTTCCTGGACGAGCAGCCCCGGTTGCAGGCGCTGTTCAACATCGGCGCGGGCGTGGATGCGCTGCTGAAGCTCCGTGTGCCCGAAGGCTGCCGCATCGTGCGGCTCGACGACGCGGGCATGGCCGTGCAGATGGCGGAATACGTCTGCCATGCCGTCATCCGCCATTTCCGCGAATTCGATGCCTACGAGGCGGCGGAGCATGAAGGCCGCTGGGCTTTCCGCAAGCCGCGGCTGCGGCATGATTTCCCGGTGGGCGTCATGGGGCTGGGCGTGCTGGGCGAGCGCGTGGCGCGCGCCCTGGCGCATTTCGAGTTTCCCGTGCAGGGCTGGAGCCGCTCGCCCAAGGCGATCGAAGGCGTGCGCACCTTCCACGGGGCCGACGGGCTGCAGGATTTCCTGGCGGCGAGCCGCGTGCTGGTGAACCTGCTGCCCCTCACGCCCGACACGACCGGCATCCTGCGCCGCGATACGCTTTCGCGCCTGCTGCCGGGCGGCTACGTGATCAACGTGGCGCGGGGAGCGCACCTCGTGGAGGAGGACCTGCTGCCCCTGCTGGACAGCGGCCATCTCGCGGGTGCCACGCTGGACGTCTTCCGCACCGAACCTCTGCCCGCGGACCATCCGTTCTGGGGTCATCCACGCGTCACCGTCACGCCCCACACCTCCGCACGCACGCTGCGCGCGGAGAGCATCGCCCAGATCGCGCGCAAGATCGATGCCCTCCGCCAGGGTGCTGCCTCGGTGCGCGGCGAGGTCGATCCATCGAGGGGCTATTGA
- a CDS encoding DUF1289 domain-containing protein: MNPVQALAERAAQAAAEGSFVPGSTQAPPSPCIGVCRMSASGSHCEGCFRTLDDIRDWSVAGPDARRAVWSALLRRAGLAVPAPLSGIAMERTSP, translated from the coding sequence ATGAATCCCGTCCAGGCGCTCGCAGAGCGCGCGGCACAGGCCGCCGCCGAGGGCAGTTTCGTGCCCGGCAGCACGCAGGCGCCTCCCTCGCCCTGCATCGGCGTGTGCCGCATGAGCGCCAGCGGCAGCCATTGCGAAGGGTGTTTCCGCACCCTGGACGACATCCGGGACTGGTCCGTCGCGGGCCCCGACGCGCGCCGCGCGGTCTGGTCGGCCCTGCTGCGCCGCGCGGGCCTGGCGGTTCCCGCGCCGCTTTCCGGCATCGCCATGGAAAGGACTTCGCCATGA
- a CDS encoding 2-hydroxychromene-2-carboxylate isomerase → MKHIVFYLDFVSPYAWLAFERLPQVLEGLSHSVEYRPVLLGALLQQHGNPGPAGIAPKRAWTYRHAEWLGHALGTGLDMPARHPFNPLPLLRQSLACSEDGAINRFVAGTVLRHVWLGGADALDPGRLEDLAQVLSPQRRAESPGEEPGARAKALLRANTDAAAAQGVFGVPAFVVDGQLFWGLDSLPMLRARLEGDPWFEGPRWDAVAELPSGLT, encoded by the coding sequence ATGAAGCACATCGTCTTCTACCTGGATTTCGTTTCGCCGTACGCGTGGCTGGCGTTCGAGCGCCTGCCCCAGGTGCTCGAGGGGCTGAGCCATTCGGTCGAATACCGGCCCGTGCTGCTCGGTGCGCTGCTGCAGCAGCACGGCAACCCCGGCCCCGCGGGCATCGCACCCAAGCGTGCCTGGACCTACCGCCATGCCGAGTGGCTGGGCCATGCGCTGGGAACGGGGCTGGACATGCCGGCGCGGCATCCCTTCAATCCCCTGCCCCTGCTGCGCCAGTCCCTGGCCTGCAGCGAGGACGGGGCCATCAACCGCTTCGTGGCCGGCACCGTGCTGCGCCACGTGTGGCTCGGCGGTGCCGATGCGCTGGATCCCGGGCGGCTGGAGGACCTGGCCCAGGTGCTCTCGCCGCAACGGCGCGCGGAATCGCCGGGCGAAGAGCCGGGCGCCAGAGCCAAGGCGCTGCTGCGCGCGAACACCGATGCGGCTGCCGCGCAGGGCGTGTTCGGCGTGCCCGCCTTCGTGGTGGACGGCCAGCTCTTCTGGGGGCTGGATAGCCTGCCCATGCTGCGCGCCCGCCTGGAGGGCGATCCGTGGTTCGAGGGGCCGCGATGGGACGCGGTGGCGGAACTCCCTTCCGGTTTGACGTAG
- a CDS encoding hydroxymethylglutaryl-CoA lyase produces MPSLPTRARLVDVGPRDGLQNEKSPVPASVKIGLVHRLQAAGLTEIEVTSYVSPKWVPQMADNHEVMAGIERRPGVRYSVLTPNLKGYEAAVLDRPDEIVVFGSASEAFSQKNINCSIAESIERFAPVVEAARAAGIHVRGAMSCTVGCPYEGEVAPERVGYLAGLMKGIGVQHIGVADTIGVGTPRKVQRAIEATLEHYAVEDVSGHFHDTYGQALANTLAALEMGVWQFDTSVAGLGGCPYAKGATGNVATEDVVYMLHGMGIETGIDLDALVDAGAYISDFLGRKPNSRAATALLNKRAG; encoded by the coding sequence ATGCCATCCCTTCCCACCCGAGCCAGGCTCGTGGACGTCGGCCCGCGCGACGGGCTGCAGAACGAGAAATCTCCCGTGCCGGCCAGCGTCAAGATCGGCCTCGTCCACCGGCTGCAGGCGGCCGGGCTGACCGAGATCGAGGTCACGAGCTACGTGAGCCCCAAGTGGGTGCCGCAGATGGCGGACAACCATGAGGTGATGGCCGGCATCGAGCGGCGGCCGGGCGTCCGCTATTCGGTGCTGACGCCCAACCTGAAGGGCTACGAGGCAGCCGTGCTGGACCGGCCCGACGAGATCGTGGTGTTCGGCTCTGCCAGCGAGGCGTTCAGCCAGAAGAACATCAACTGCAGCATCGCCGAGAGCATCGAGCGCTTCGCGCCGGTGGTGGAGGCCGCGCGCGCTGCCGGCATCCATGTGCGCGGGGCGATGAGCTGCACCGTGGGCTGCCCGTACGAGGGCGAAGTGGCGCCGGAGCGCGTGGGCTACCTGGCCGGGCTCATGAAGGGCATCGGCGTGCAGCACATCGGCGTGGCCGACACCATCGGCGTGGGCACCCCGCGCAAGGTGCAGCGTGCCATCGAGGCGACGCTCGAGCACTATGCGGTGGAGGATGTTTCCGGCCACTTCCACGATACCTACGGACAGGCCCTGGCCAACACCCTGGCCGCGCTGGAGATGGGCGTCTGGCAGTTCGACACCTCGGTCGCCGGCCTCGGCGGCTGTCCCTATGCCAAGGGCGCGACGGGCAACGTGGCCACCGAAGACGTGGTGTACATGCTGCACGGCATGGGCATCGAGACGGGCATCGACCTGGATGCGCTGGTCGATGCGGGGGCCTACATCAGCGATTTCCTCGGCCGCAAGCCGAATTCGCGCGCGGCCACGGCGCTCTTGAACAAGCGCGCGGGCTGA